Proteins co-encoded in one Desulfitobacterium hafniense DCB-2 genomic window:
- the allB gene encoding allantoinase AllB has product MSHYDLILRNGNVVCPDGVRKADIAVSDGKIVLIAEEIPGDAKEIIDAAGKHIFPGITDGHVHFNDPGRTEWETITTGSSALAAGGGVAYFDMPLNCSPCTLDAVNFNNKLAVAQKDSLVDYGFWGGLTSANLDKLDELAECGVIGFKAFACHSGIDEFPRMDDYTALVGMEKLAKLGLPLMVHCENAEITKELTELSLANNRTGVRDYFAARPPITEIENVSRMITFAEETGCKLIIAHISTAKAVELVAQARARGVDVYCETIGHYLYLTGDDVERLGTVAKCSPPIRDGENQLQMWGRLFNDNIAFVSSDHSPCDPKLKNGEFMRVWGGISACQTTLQGLLTHAYHDRKFPLVKIAQLTAQHVNEIFKIKDKGQIALGYDADFALVDLDHEFTLQAEDLFYKHKVSPYVGDRFRGSVSQTILRGTTIYKDGKIVSQPIGKHLRPHQ; this is encoded by the coding sequence ATGAGTCATTATGATCTAATCCTGCGCAACGGAAACGTGGTTTGTCCGGATGGTGTCAGAAAAGCAGACATTGCCGTCAGTGATGGTAAAATTGTGCTCATAGCTGAAGAAATCCCCGGAGATGCCAAGGAAATCATCGATGCCGCCGGCAAGCATATTTTCCCCGGTATCACCGATGGCCATGTCCACTTTAATGATCCCGGCAGAACAGAGTGGGAGACCATTACCACAGGGTCCAGCGCTTTAGCGGCCGGCGGCGGAGTTGCCTACTTTGATATGCCCCTCAACTGCAGTCCCTGCACTCTGGACGCCGTGAACTTTAACAACAAACTGGCCGTAGCCCAGAAAGATTCCTTGGTCGATTACGGTTTCTGGGGAGGGTTGACCTCTGCCAATTTAGATAAATTGGATGAACTGGCCGAGTGCGGAGTCATTGGTTTTAAGGCTTTCGCCTGCCACAGCGGTATCGATGAGTTTCCAAGAATGGATGATTATACGGCTTTAGTGGGTATGGAGAAATTAGCCAAACTGGGCCTGCCCCTTATGGTTCACTGTGAAAACGCTGAGATCACCAAGGAACTTACCGAATTATCCTTAGCCAACAATCGTACCGGCGTACGGGATTATTTCGCCGCCCGCCCCCCCATTACGGAAATCGAAAACGTTTCCCGGATGATTACCTTCGCTGAGGAAACCGGATGCAAATTGATTATCGCCCATATCAGCACTGCCAAAGCCGTGGAGCTTGTAGCTCAAGCCAGAGCAAGAGGTGTGGATGTCTACTGTGAAACCATCGGTCATTATTTATACCTCACCGGTGACGATGTCGAGCGTTTAGGTACGGTAGCCAAATGCTCTCCTCCCATTCGCGATGGGGAAAACCAGCTTCAGATGTGGGGCCGGCTCTTTAATGACAACATCGCTTTCGTTTCTTCCGACCACTCCCCCTGTGATCCCAAGCTGAAAAACGGTGAATTCATGCGTGTCTGGGGCGGCATCTCCGCTTGCCAGACCACCTTGCAAGGCTTGCTCACCCATGCTTACCATGACCGGAAATTCCCCTTGGTTAAGATCGCTCAGTTAACTGCCCAGCATGTCAACGAAATCTTCAAGATCAAGGACAAAGGTCAAATCGCCCTGGGCTATGATGCTGATTTTGCCTTGGTCGATCTGGATCATGAATTTACCCTGCAGGCAGAAGATCTCTTCTACAAACATAAGGTGAGCCCTTATGTGGGAGACCGTTTCCGCGGCTCTGTCAGCCAAACCATTCTCAGAGGAACCACGATCTATAAGGACGGAAAAATTGTTTCCCAACCCATCGGTAAACATTTAAGACCCCATCAATAA
- a CDS encoding RidA family protein: MLEIEETLLLRYGLELPAPSEPDGYYARVIPTGNLLYVCGHTPKRQGEYVFLGKVGEDFSVEQGQEAARIAMTNCLAALKEHLGDLSLIKQFVQVIGYVRSAEHFTQQPLVMNGASELLLTCFGERGRHTRMALGTNQLPGGAAVEIMCVVEV, translated from the coding sequence ATGCTGGAGATTGAAGAGACTTTGCTGCTAAGGTATGGCTTGGAATTACCCGCTCCTTCGGAACCGGATGGGTATTATGCACGAGTCATTCCCACGGGAAATTTGCTTTATGTCTGCGGTCATACCCCGAAACGCCAAGGGGAGTATGTGTTCCTGGGCAAAGTCGGCGAGGATTTTTCCGTTGAGCAGGGGCAGGAAGCAGCCAGAATTGCCATGACCAATTGTTTGGCAGCTTTGAAGGAGCATCTGGGGGATTTGAGCTTGATTAAGCAATTTGTTCAGGTCATCGGTTATGTGCGCAGTGCGGAACATTTTACCCAGCAGCCTTTAGTGATGAATGGGGCGTCTGAACTTCTGCTCACCTGTTTTGGGGAGAGAGGACGACACACCCGCATGGCTTTGGGCACCAACCAACTCCCCGGTGGAGCCGCAGTGGAAATTATGTGCGTGGTTGAAGTATAG
- a CDS encoding Zn-dependent hydrolase: protein MINSERVDRRLRELGKIGYRESGGVTRHAFTPEDRAAKDLVISYMQEAGLIVREDAVGNLIGRREGRNPKAPVVLTGSHIDTVCDGGIYDGGLGIIGAIEVLQSFNEQGISTEHPIEVYAFNDEEGSRFSFSMFGSRGVIGDLTEKDLEIKDRNGITVAEAMRNQGYDPNKIKDAVRSPEELKAFIELHIEQGKVLECNNLSVGIVTGIVNELWMKLIVKGEAGHAGATPMNLRQDALVAAAEMIQVIEGEAKKTGSTVATVGRLNVFPGGINIIPGRVEFTLDLRDTSQEVSDQVEAAIFKDLARICQERGVQLETELLQRIPPAPCSKEFQIAAKEACKKIGLQYFCLPSGAGHDAMQMVNICPIGMIFIRSKDGISHNPAEWSSSEDCADGVNVLYHVLLDTAVQV, encoded by the coding sequence ATGATTAATAGTGAACGGGTTGATCGGCGCTTACGGGAGTTGGGGAAAATAGGCTATAGAGAATCAGGCGGAGTGACACGGCATGCATTTACTCCTGAAGATCGGGCTGCTAAAGATCTAGTCATATCCTATATGCAGGAAGCCGGATTGATCGTCAGGGAAGATGCGGTGGGAAATCTGATTGGCCGTCGGGAAGGACGGAATCCCAAGGCACCGGTGGTGCTCACAGGTTCTCATATTGATACGGTCTGTGATGGCGGAATCTATGATGGCGGACTTGGCATCATCGGAGCCATCGAAGTGCTGCAGTCTTTTAATGAGCAGGGAATCAGCACTGAACACCCCATTGAAGTCTACGCTTTCAATGATGAAGAGGGCTCCCGGTTTAGCTTTAGTATGTTCGGAAGCCGCGGCGTGATTGGTGACCTTACCGAAAAAGATTTAGAGATCAAAGACAGAAACGGCATTACTGTGGCCGAAGCTATGCGCAATCAGGGCTATGACCCCAATAAAATCAAGGACGCCGTTCGCTCTCCGGAAGAACTTAAGGCTTTTATCGAGCTCCATATTGAGCAAGGCAAGGTCTTGGAATGCAATAATCTTTCCGTAGGGATCGTGACAGGAATTGTCAACGAGCTATGGATGAAACTTATTGTTAAAGGGGAAGCAGGGCATGCCGGCGCCACTCCCATGAATCTCCGCCAGGATGCTTTAGTGGCTGCGGCGGAAATGATTCAGGTCATCGAGGGGGAAGCTAAAAAGACAGGAAGCACGGTAGCAACGGTTGGCCGGCTCAATGTTTTTCCAGGAGGAATTAATATTATTCCTGGCCGTGTGGAATTTACTCTGGACCTGCGGGATACCTCCCAGGAGGTCAGCGATCAAGTGGAGGCGGCCATATTCAAGGACCTGGCCAGGATCTGCCAGGAAAGAGGAGTTCAGTTGGAGACCGAACTTCTGCAACGGATTCCGCCGGCTCCTTGTTCCAAGGAATTCCAAATCGCGGCTAAAGAAGCGTGTAAAAAAATCGGCTTGCAGTATTTCTGTCTTCCCAGCGGTGCGGGCCACGATGCTATGCAAATGGTGAATATCTGCCCTATCGGTATGATTTTCATTCGTTCCAAGGATGGGATCAGTCATAATCCTGCCGAGTGGAGCAGCAGCGAAGACTGTGCCGACGGTGTTAATGTGCTGTATCATGTGCTGCTGGATACGGCGGTACAGGTATAA
- the allE gene encoding (S)-ureidoglycine aminohydrolase, protein MGYPNDLLSTRAVVQHGRYALIPPEGRVKNVLPNLEQCHVSIIASPHYGPQFAMYTVEVLPGGGTVKPFQEEGIETFVYCLSGQGKVLVEGQEYSIDESGYVFAPASLGVELRNVGDASWKLLLYKQRYRPVEGHAARIVVGRLNDMPYAPYDGMENVRIKDLLPTDLGFDVNFHVLSFLPGGCHPFIETHVQEHGLYLLEGEGVYLIDERWIPVKKEDFIWFGPYVPQACYGVGRTPFTYIYTKDCNRDIKL, encoded by the coding sequence ATGGGTTATCCTAATGATCTGTTATCCACACGAGCTGTAGTCCAACATGGAAGATATGCCTTGATTCCTCCTGAGGGACGGGTGAAAAATGTTCTTCCTAATCTTGAGCAATGTCATGTCAGTATTATTGCCTCCCCCCATTATGGCCCCCAGTTCGCCATGTATACTGTGGAGGTGCTGCCTGGCGGCGGCACCGTGAAGCCCTTTCAGGAAGAGGGAATCGAGACCTTTGTCTACTGCCTGAGCGGCCAGGGCAAGGTCTTGGTGGAAGGGCAGGAGTACAGCATCGATGAAAGCGGTTATGTTTTCGCTCCCGCTTCCCTGGGAGTGGAACTTCGCAATGTCGGGGATGCCTCCTGGAAGCTGCTTCTTTATAAACAGCGTTACCGCCCTGTGGAGGGACATGCGGCGCGGATTGTGGTGGGCCGTCTCAATGATATGCCCTATGCGCCCTATGACGGCATGGAGAATGTGCGGATTAAGGATTTGCTGCCTACGGATTTAGGCTTTGATGTCAACTTCCATGTCTTAAGCTTTTTGCCGGGAGGATGCCATCCTTTTATTGAGACCCATGTTCAGGAGCATGGACTTTATCTGTTGGAAGGTGAAGGGGTCTATCTCATTGATGAACGGTGGATTCCGGTGAAGAAGGAAGACTTCATTTGGTTTGGCCCCTATGTTCCCCAAGCATGCTATGGGGTGGGACGCACTCCCTTTACCTATATTTACACTAAGGATTGCAATCGGGATATTAAGCTTTAA
- a CDS encoding thiamine pyrophosphate-binding protein — protein sequence MALWGNETNDTRLTESLAAGRVRMTGAQFLAAFLAKKGVSQIYGIPGAAILPFYDAVRELNMESYNVRHEQAAIFMADGYSRATGKVGVCAATSGPGATNFLTGLYSAYSDSVPLLALTGQVPTSLIGKDSFQEAPMVEMARPVTKAAYLVEKAGDLPRILKEGWELATTGKKGPILLDLPLDVQKGLVEVDWSEFDFSPPQPPRQEIAQDTLNTILSMLYEAKTPTLLAGGGIVQGNAAELLRETAELLQIPVVSSLMGKDAFPNDHPLYGGLVGTMCQTPLGNKTILESDLIINLGGRFDGRGTGDSQRFQSGRKVVHVNLDNRELSRHISTELAVAADIRDFLEHFLAFLRDKGFIPTPQARQRILDLQEERIRLARRTKFDTLPLKPQQAIAEVREAMARDGILTLDCGISQIWATQLFEAYVPRSFLITGRAGTMGWGLGAALGAKLAYPDRQVVNLLGDASLGMSLQELATAAKHNIPVVVVVLNNSLFGLIRQQQNLLFEQRCISTDLEYENHVQGHSRGLDFVATARGMGVEAELVDGPDQIQGALARAFSQNRPYLIEVLVDPLAQCSVSLDGTLTGVLELE from the coding sequence ATGGCCTTATGGGGAAACGAGACAAATGACACCCGCTTGACTGAATCTTTGGCGGCCGGTCGGGTAAGAATGACTGGAGCCCAATTCCTGGCTGCTTTCTTAGCGAAGAAGGGGGTTTCCCAAATCTATGGCATTCCTGGTGCGGCTATTCTGCCTTTCTACGATGCCGTTCGTGAACTCAATATGGAATCCTATAATGTCCGCCATGAACAGGCAGCCATCTTTATGGCTGACGGCTATTCACGGGCCACAGGAAAGGTAGGCGTGTGCGCCGCCACCTCCGGACCGGGCGCCACCAACTTTCTAACAGGTTTATACAGTGCCTACAGCGATTCCGTCCCTCTGCTGGCCCTGACCGGCCAGGTTCCCACTTCCCTGATCGGCAAAGACTCTTTCCAGGAGGCCCCTATGGTTGAAATGGCCCGCCCAGTGACCAAGGCCGCTTACCTGGTGGAGAAGGCGGGGGACCTTCCCCGGATTCTCAAGGAAGGATGGGAGTTGGCCACCACAGGAAAAAAAGGCCCCATCTTGCTGGATCTCCCTTTGGATGTCCAAAAGGGCCTTGTGGAAGTGGATTGGAGTGAATTCGATTTTAGCCCACCCCAGCCCCCCAGGCAGGAGATTGCCCAAGATACATTGAATACAATATTGTCCATGCTCTATGAAGCCAAAACTCCTACCCTGCTGGCAGGCGGCGGCATTGTTCAGGGCAACGCAGCGGAACTGCTGCGGGAAACGGCCGAGCTTCTCCAGATTCCCGTAGTGTCCTCCTTAATGGGCAAGGATGCCTTTCCTAATGATCATCCCCTCTATGGAGGGTTGGTGGGCACGATGTGCCAAACTCCCCTGGGCAATAAAACCATCCTGGAGTCCGACCTTATTATCAATTTGGGAGGCCGCTTCGATGGCCGGGGGACAGGAGACAGCCAACGGTTCCAGTCGGGACGAAAAGTCGTCCATGTGAATCTGGATAATAGAGAGCTTTCCCGCCATATCTCTACCGAACTTGCCGTAGCAGCGGATATAAGGGACTTCCTGGAACACTTCCTCGCCTTTCTGCGGGATAAGGGTTTCATTCCTACCCCTCAGGCCCGGCAACGAATTCTCGACTTACAAGAGGAGCGCATCCGCTTGGCCCGCCGCACGAAGTTCGACACCCTTCCCCTCAAGCCCCAGCAAGCCATTGCTGAGGTACGGGAGGCCATGGCCCGGGATGGAATTCTCACCTTGGATTGCGGCATCAGCCAGATCTGGGCTACCCAGCTTTTTGAAGCCTATGTTCCCCGCTCCTTCCTGATTACCGGCCGGGCGGGAACCATGGGATGGGGATTGGGAGCTGCACTGGGAGCCAAGCTTGCATATCCTGACCGGCAAGTGGTTAATCTTCTAGGGGATGCCAGTCTTGGCATGTCTTTGCAGGAACTGGCTACGGCCGCCAAACACAATATTCCCGTGGTGGTGGTGGTCCTCAACAACTCCTTATTCGGACTGATCCGTCAGCAGCAAAATCTGCTCTTTGAGCAGCGCTGTATTTCCACCGATCTTGAGTATGAAAACCATGTGCAAGGTCATTCCCGCGGCTTGGACTTTGTGGCCACAGCACGGGGAATGGGAGTAGAAGCGGAATTAGTCGACGGACCGGATCAAATTCAGGGAGCTCTGGCGCGTGCTTTCAGCCAAAACCGCCCTTACTTGATTGAGGTTCTCGTGGATCCTCTGGCCCAATGTTCCGTTTCCCTTGACGGAACACTCACCGGTGTCTTGGAACTTGAATGA
- the allB gene encoding allantoinase AllB yields the protein MFNLVIKNGKVVTADKIIEASLGINNGKIAAIIEAGTEIQAEKVIDAKGNYVFPGAIDTHAHLNDPGYLWREDYAHGTAAAGVGGFTTIIDMPLQNEPAMTDGQILDKKLEVVSPNAYVDFCFWGGLVDYNLNQLKELDEKGCVAFKSFIGPVSPDYVSLTIGQAKEAMEICKEFDGRAGFHCEDYSLIKWEEARAKRKDTNDWQDFLDSRPVIAELIATQNIIDLAKEVGAKVHICHVSHPRVAEIIRQAQNEGVDVTAETCGHYLTFTDQDVVKNGSLFKCAPPLRDAAAVERMWEYVNNGTLSAIASDHSPCELSEKSEEKHGVFGAWGGISGIQNVMQVVFSEGVVKRGYCPTLLARSLSEGPAKAFGIFGKKGAIQVGFDADLVILDPEKEWEITPESLYYVNPISAFVGLKGKGLPVCTLVRGEVVAQDGQLVGQKGHGEYVRKIK from the coding sequence GTGTTTAATCTCGTCATTAAAAACGGTAAGGTTGTGACTGCGGACAAAATTATTGAAGCCAGCTTAGGGATCAATAATGGCAAAATCGCCGCAATCATCGAGGCTGGAACAGAGATCCAAGCCGAAAAAGTCATCGATGCCAAAGGCAATTATGTCTTTCCGGGAGCCATCGATACTCATGCGCATTTAAACGATCCTGGTTATCTCTGGAGAGAAGATTACGCTCACGGTACAGCAGCTGCAGGAGTCGGAGGATTTACCACCATCATCGACATGCCGTTGCAAAATGAACCGGCCATGACCGATGGCCAAATTCTCGATAAAAAGCTGGAAGTCGTTTCTCCCAATGCCTATGTAGATTTTTGTTTCTGGGGCGGTTTAGTCGATTATAACCTTAATCAGCTCAAAGAATTGGACGAAAAAGGCTGCGTCGCCTTTAAATCCTTCATCGGGCCAGTCTCCCCGGATTATGTATCCCTCACCATCGGCCAGGCCAAAGAGGCCATGGAAATCTGCAAAGAGTTCGATGGCCGGGCAGGCTTCCACTGCGAAGATTATTCCCTGATCAAATGGGAAGAAGCAAGAGCCAAACGCAAAGACACCAACGATTGGCAGGATTTCCTGGACTCCCGTCCCGTGATTGCCGAACTGATCGCCACCCAAAATATTATCGATTTAGCCAAAGAAGTGGGAGCTAAGGTGCATATCTGTCATGTCAGTCATCCCCGTGTGGCGGAAATCATCCGCCAGGCCCAAAACGAGGGTGTGGATGTCACCGCTGAGACCTGCGGCCATTACCTCACCTTTACGGATCAGGATGTCGTCAAAAACGGCAGTCTTTTCAAATGTGCTCCTCCTCTACGTGATGCCGCAGCCGTGGAAAGGATGTGGGAATACGTCAATAACGGAACCCTGTCGGCCATTGCTTCCGACCACTCTCCCTGTGAGCTTAGTGAGAAAAGTGAAGAAAAGCACGGGGTCTTCGGAGCCTGGGGCGGAATCAGCGGCATCCAGAACGTTATGCAGGTAGTCTTCAGCGAAGGGGTCGTTAAGAGAGGCTATTGCCCTACCCTGCTGGCCCGCTCTTTAAGCGAAGGCCCGGCCAAAGCTTTCGGCATCTTCGGCAAAAAAGGTGCCATCCAAGTAGGCTTTGACGCCGATCTCGTGATCCTGGACCCGGAAAAAGAATGGGAGATCACACCCGAATCCCTCTACTATGTCAATCCCATATCAGCCTTTGTGGGCTTAAAGGGCAAGGGACTCCCTGTCTGCACTCTCGTCCGCGGCGAAGTCGTCGCCCAGGACGGACAATTAGTCGGACAAAAAGGCCATGGCGAATACGTAAGAAAAATCAAGTAA
- a CDS encoding NCS1 family transporter — translation MSLNTDNHADVHIEHAPGVEETLYPKKAKDRTMGPIPYMFMWIGDGVNLGNMTLGGSMIIAGVATLNIFQTFAAAIIAIGIISLVFTLNDRLGYRTGIPYVMQLRMSFGEKGSVISSLLRGIPAIVWYGFQSWVGGTALNEILKVFTGGAFDNIAICFVVLQLVQIVLSMYGFHAIKWVETLISVVLMVAFVYVFVLLLTNYSDVIAQKWVYTKGTWGLEFWAFIMVLMGNYAAIFLSAADYSRELKQGYGDVKRGLFYFSPIVIAYGAVIVIGAMLASATGNSNPVKALAIVFNNDFVTVFVSAFIVMGAIAVNMVANIIAPTYVIQLLTKIKYKPAVVITGLLGLCSFPWVLVQDSSSAGLATFILIYSAFLGPIVAIILVEYYILRKQKVNVVDLYRADGPFAGYNPAAITAMLIGAAAAFTLVDLAWIIGLVVGGLSYYLLTKYAFKGSKFKEGTIFENK, via the coding sequence ATGTCCTTAAACACTGACAATCATGCCGATGTGCATATTGAACACGCTCCCGGTGTAGAAGAAACCCTTTATCCTAAAAAAGCCAAAGACCGCACCATGGGACCCATCCCCTACATGTTTATGTGGATCGGCGATGGGGTCAACCTGGGTAATATGACCCTCGGCGGCAGCATGATTATTGCCGGAGTGGCTACCTTAAACATCTTCCAAACCTTTGCCGCAGCCATCATAGCCATCGGCATCATTTCCCTTGTTTTTACTTTGAACGACAGGCTGGGCTATCGGACCGGTATTCCTTATGTTATGCAGCTGCGCATGTCCTTCGGTGAGAAAGGTTCCGTTATCTCCTCTCTCTTGCGCGGTATCCCAGCCATCGTCTGGTACGGATTCCAAAGCTGGGTCGGTGGTACTGCTCTGAATGAAATTCTTAAAGTCTTTACCGGCGGGGCCTTTGACAACATTGCTATTTGCTTTGTCGTCCTGCAGCTGGTGCAGATTGTCCTTTCCATGTATGGCTTCCATGCTATCAAATGGGTAGAAACTCTGATCTCAGTCGTCCTCATGGTCGCCTTTGTCTATGTATTCGTTCTTCTGCTCACCAATTACAGTGATGTGATCGCTCAAAAATGGGTCTATACTAAAGGCACTTGGGGCCTTGAATTCTGGGCTTTCATTATGGTCTTAATGGGCAACTACGCCGCCATCTTCCTCAGCGCCGCCGATTACTCCCGTGAGCTCAAACAGGGATATGGCGATGTAAAGCGCGGCCTCTTCTACTTCTCCCCCATCGTCATCGCCTATGGTGCAGTCATCGTCATTGGTGCCATGCTTGCTTCCGCTACCGGCAACTCCAACCCTGTTAAGGCCTTGGCTATTGTTTTCAACAATGACTTTGTCACCGTCTTCGTCTCCGCCTTTATCGTCATGGGCGCCATTGCGGTCAACATGGTGGCCAATATTATTGCCCCAACCTATGTCATTCAATTGCTCACGAAAATCAAATACAAGCCGGCCGTTGTCATCACTGGTCTCCTTGGCCTTTGCTCCTTCCCTTGGGTACTAGTCCAAGACTCTTCTTCCGCAGGTCTGGCCACGTTCATTCTTATCTACTCCGCTTTCTTAGGACCCATCGTCGCCATCATTTTAGTTGAATACTATATTCTAAGAAAACAAAAAGTGAATGTAGTAGACCTTTACAGGGCGGACGGTCCTTTCGCAGGCTATAATCCGGCGGCCATCACAGCCATGCTCATCGGTGCCGCAGCAGCCTTTACCCTGGTCGACCTGGCTTGGATCATCGGTCTCGTCGTCGGCGGTCTATCCTACTACCTTCTCACCAAATACGCGTTTAAAGGCTCCAAGTTCAAGGAAGGCACTATTTTTGAAAATAAATAA
- a CDS encoding nitroreductase family protein → MDMKELLQKRRSIRKYTDTPIEKEKVEQLIRAALLSPTSRNTRAWEFILVEDQEVLAKLSLAKVGAQPLKGAALGIVVCADPQKSDVWVEDTSIATIILQLQAQDLGLGSCWVQIRERNYQDGTPAGAYVKKLLDIPDHLQVESIIALGYPAETRQGPSEDELLREKIHWHTYKG, encoded by the coding sequence ATGGATATGAAAGAGCTTTTACAAAAGCGCCGGAGTATTCGCAAGTACACGGATACCCCCATTGAGAAGGAAAAAGTGGAGCAATTGATTCGCGCTGCTTTGCTCTCCCCGACCTCGCGCAATACCAGAGCTTGGGAATTTATCCTGGTGGAGGATCAGGAAGTCCTGGCCAAGCTTTCCCTGGCTAAAGTCGGAGCCCAGCCGCTTAAGGGTGCTGCACTGGGGATTGTCGTCTGCGCGGACCCTCAAAAAAGCGATGTGTGGGTTGAAGATACGTCCATCGCCACCATCATTCTCCAGCTGCAGGCTCAGGATTTGGGGTTGGGCTCCTGCTGGGTTCAGATTAGGGAACGGAATTATCAGGACGGCACTCCGGCCGGCGCGTATGTGAAAAAGCTTTTGGACATTCCTGACCATCTTCAAGTGGAATCTATTATAGCTTTAGGCTATCCTGCAGAAACACGGCAAGGGCCTTCAGAGGATGAGCTCCTAAGGGAAAAAATCCACTGGCATACTTATAAGGGTTAA
- a CDS encoding PucR family transcriptional regulator → MEITVKDLLKVGPLKTSQVVAGYQKLDNIVKGVTIIEAPDIVNWLSGGELLLTSLYSGPGEGMDYREFIHKMATKEVSALAIKVRRFVNDIPPEIIEAANEYGLPVIEVDGSVRFVDIMYPVMEQLFNSQVVKLKYYKDVQERFTTLALQCEGLAVICQTLEELVGNPVVVYDKNFKCLQSTNPQIERFEEPEEFALRENLNDKFSYYRQSVCYPDLDGRCIPQVVVPIQAFNQLKGYLTIVELNKPIVEMDFISIEQAATVTTLDMVKRFAVKEVEYKFKNDLIEHILSGELSSTNAQERINLMEWDLNRPYYVVLFDLKNLDAYHVEHRTQQKMALQSIKSEITSTISGVIKTRTRDFIIGNKVDIIVLLWPVAANPQENSLEKIKKIAKQAQEQVKKRMKKLIVEVGIGDLAHGAEEIPRSYKEALDALSYGGMISNESAIVAFSELGVFRILCKFAERNSLEEFIPKALLRILRYDKDNEAELLKTLEVFLECNGNASRAAKELFIHYKTILYRLERIKEVGQLDLEDSKNRLELEMGLKMLHLMDASNLG, encoded by the coding sequence TTGGAGATTACAGTCAAAGATCTGCTGAAGGTGGGACCTCTGAAGACCTCTCAAGTGGTTGCAGGTTATCAGAAGCTTGATAATATAGTCAAAGGTGTTACCATCATCGAAGCGCCGGATATTGTCAACTGGTTATCGGGAGGGGAGCTTCTGCTCACCAGCCTATACTCAGGTCCGGGTGAAGGGATGGACTATCGGGAATTTATTCATAAAATGGCCACGAAAGAGGTTTCAGCCTTGGCTATAAAAGTACGGCGGTTTGTCAACGATATTCCGCCTGAAATTATTGAGGCGGCCAATGAGTATGGGCTGCCCGTGATTGAAGTGGATGGCAGTGTCCGTTTTGTGGATATTATGTATCCGGTGATGGAGCAGCTCTTTAACTCCCAGGTAGTGAAGCTCAAGTATTATAAAGATGTTCAGGAGCGGTTTACAACCTTAGCTTTGCAATGTGAGGGCTTAGCGGTCATCTGCCAAACCCTGGAAGAGTTGGTCGGCAATCCGGTGGTGGTCTATGATAAGAATTTTAAATGCCTGCAGAGCACCAATCCTCAAATAGAGCGATTTGAGGAACCTGAAGAATTTGCCTTAAGGGAGAACCTGAACGACAAATTTTCCTATTACCGGCAATCCGTATGCTACCCTGATCTTGACGGACGCTGTATTCCCCAGGTCGTCGTTCCTATTCAGGCTTTTAATCAGCTCAAGGGATATTTAACCATAGTGGAGTTGAATAAGCCTATTGTAGAGATGGATTTTATTAGTATTGAACAGGCCGCTACGGTGACCACCCTGGATATGGTGAAGCGTTTTGCTGTTAAAGAAGTGGAGTATAAATTCAAGAATGATCTGATTGAGCACATCCTTTCCGGGGAGCTGAGCTCAACCAATGCCCAGGAGCGCATCAATCTCATGGAGTGGGATCTTAATCGCCCTTACTATGTGGTTCTTTTTGATTTGAAGAATCTTGACGCTTATCATGTGGAGCATCGCACCCAGCAAAAGATGGCTTTGCAAAGCATTAAATCGGAAATTACCTCAACCATTTCGGGAGTCATAAAAACCCGCACCCGGGACTTCATTATCGGCAATAAAGTGGATATTATTGTACTGCTTTGGCCGGTTGCAGCTAATCCTCAGGAGAATTCCCTGGAGAAAATCAAAAAGATTGCCAAGCAGGCTCAAGAGCAGGTCAAAAAGCGGATGAAGAAGCTGATCGTGGAAGTGGGAATCGGCGATTTAGCTCACGGAGCGGAGGAAATCCCCCGCAGTTACAAAGAGGCTTTGGATGCTTTGAGCTATGGCGGCATGATCAGCAATGAGAGCGCCATTGTGGCTTTTTCGGAGTTAGGGGTGTTCCGTATTCTCTGTAAATTTGCCGAGCGGAACTCCCTGGAAGAATTCATTCCCAAGGCTCTGCTGAGGATTCTCAGATATGATAAGGACAATGAAGCTGAGCTACTGAAAACTCTGGAAGTATTTCTGGAATGCAACGGAAATGCCAGCAGGGCTGCCAAAGAACTGTTTATCCACTATAAAACCATCCTCTATCGCTTGGAGAGGATCAAGGAAGTCGGCCAATTGGATTTGGAAGATAGTAAAAATCGCCTTGAGCTGGAGATGGGCTTGAAGATGCTTCATCTTATGGATGCCTCTAATCTGGGATAG